A window from Microcoleus sp. FACHB-831 encodes these proteins:
- the pstA gene encoding phosphate ABC transporter permease PstA, with translation MSEIQDRSPSGFPSGTLRRSPSSPRTLFGLVMTGLTFLCAALAILPLLAVLFYVVVQGASRLNLTVLTSLPPPPCSGTGCVGLPQGGFGNAIMGTLAMVGIGALISIPFGVLAAVYLSEFSANSKLAYWIRFATNVLAGVPSIIVGVFAYGVAVLGMQKFLNLSVPFTAWAGGFALSILMLPIVVRATEEALRLVPQEVRQAAVGLGASNFQTVSRVVLPAALPAIVTGTTLAVARAAGETAPLLFTASFTQFWPNWNNGMLEPTASLAVLVYNFATGSFQNQQELAWAASFILVLLVLFTSIVSRLATARRVY, from the coding sequence TCTGAAATTCAGGATCGTAGTCCTTCGGGATTTCCTAGCGGTACTCTGAGGCGATCGCCCTCTTCTCCCCGAACGCTATTTGGGCTGGTGATGACGGGATTGACTTTTCTGTGCGCTGCCCTTGCTATCTTGCCTCTACTAGCAGTGCTTTTCTACGTTGTCGTCCAAGGTGCCAGCCGCCTCAATTTGACCGTACTAACCAGTTTGCCACCGCCTCCATGTTCGGGTACTGGCTGCGTCGGCCTTCCCCAAGGCGGTTTTGGCAATGCCATTATGGGCACCTTAGCTATGGTGGGCATTGGCGCTCTCATTAGCATTCCCTTTGGTGTCTTGGCAGCAGTTTATTTGTCTGAGTTTAGTGCTAATAGTAAGCTGGCCTACTGGATTCGCTTTGCCACCAATGTCCTGGCTGGCGTTCCTTCGATCATTGTTGGCGTTTTCGCCTATGGAGTTGCAGTTCTTGGAATGCAAAAATTTCTAAACCTTTCTGTTCCTTTCACTGCATGGGCTGGAGGGTTTGCTTTATCGATATTGATGTTGCCGATTGTGGTTCGCGCCACTGAGGAAGCGTTGAGGTTAGTCCCCCAAGAAGTAAGACAAGCAGCGGTAGGGTTGGGAGCTAGTAACTTTCAAACTGTGTCGCGGGTGGTGTTACCTGCTGCGCTCCCGGCAATTGTAACTGGCACAACTCTAGCAGTTGCAAGGGCGGCTGGTGAAACCGCACCCCTGCTATTTACCGCATCATTTACCCAGTTTTGGCCTAACTGGAATAATGGCATGCTGGAGCCAACTGCTTCTTTAGCGGTTTTGGTTTACAACTTCGCTACGGGATCGTTTCAAAATCAGCAGGAACTCGCTTGGGCAGCTTCTTTTATCTTGGTTTTACTGGTTCTCTTTACCAGTATTGTTTCGCGTCTGGCAACGGCGCGGAGAGTTTATTAA
- the pstB gene encoding phosphate ABC transporter ATP-binding protein PstB → MSSNNQTVNRTETVLRAQNVNVYYGNFLALRDINLDIPKNSVTAFIGPSGCGKSTLLRCYNRLNDLIKSFRAEGSITYHGQNLYAPEIDPVEVRRRIGMVFQRPNPFPKSIYENIAFGARINGYRGDMDELVERSLRQAALWDEVKDKLKTSGLALSGGQQQRLCIARAIAVQPDVVLMDEPCSALDPISTLRVEELIHELKEQYTIVIVTHNMQQASRLADLTAFFNVEPTEKGGRMGYLVECDRTEVIFQSPKQKATQEYVSGRFG, encoded by the coding sequence ATGTCTTCTAATAATCAGACAGTTAATCGCACGGAAACCGTTTTAAGGGCACAGAATGTTAATGTCTACTACGGGAATTTTCTAGCGCTTCGGGATATTAATTTAGATATTCCAAAGAACAGCGTGACGGCCTTTATTGGCCCTTCAGGGTGTGGCAAAAGTACGTTGCTGCGATGCTATAACCGCCTCAATGACTTAATTAAGAGTTTTCGTGCAGAGGGCAGCATAACTTATCACGGTCAAAACCTCTATGCGCCTGAGATTGACCCAGTAGAGGTACGGCGTCGGATTGGGATGGTGTTTCAAAGACCGAACCCTTTTCCGAAGTCTATTTATGAGAATATTGCTTTTGGTGCGCGGATTAATGGTTATCGCGGCGATATGGATGAGCTTGTGGAGCGATCGCTTCGTCAAGCTGCTTTGTGGGATGAAGTGAAAGATAAACTTAAGACCAGCGGACTGGCGCTATCGGGTGGTCAACAACAACGTTTGTGTATTGCTAGAGCGATCGCGGTTCAGCCAGATGTTGTCTTGATGGATGAACCATGTTCTGCGCTTGACCCCATTTCGACGCTGCGAGTGGAAGAACTGATCCACGAACTCAAGGAGCAGTACACTATTGTTATTGTCACCCACAATATGCAGCAAGCCTCCCGGCTGGCGGATTTGACGGCATTTTTTAATGTTGAGCCGACTGAAAAAGGCGGAAGAATGGGTTATTTGGTAGAGTGCGATCGCACCGAGGTCATTTTTCAAAGTCCCAAACAGAAAGCTACGCAGGAATACGTTAGCGGTCGCTTCGGCTAA
- the psb27 gene encoding photosystem II protein Psb27 — MKRYLSRLLALAMVVTIGLMGCSSTSASGLTGDYRQDTLSVVNSLRTAIQLPEDAPEKAPAQADAKQKINDFASRYQRDTSVAKLNSFTTMRTALNSLAGHYSSYPNRPVPQKLKDRLEQEFKQVETALNRGY; from the coding sequence ATGAAGCGCTACTTGTCACGTCTGCTTGCCTTGGCTATGGTTGTGACCATTGGGTTGATGGGCTGTTCTTCAACCAGCGCCAGCGGTCTAACAGGTGATTATCGCCAGGATACGCTGAGCGTAGTGAATAGCTTGAGAACGGCCATCCAATTACCAGAAGATGCACCGGAAAAAGCACCTGCCCAAGCAGACGCGAAGCAGAAAATTAATGATTTTGCATCTCGCTACCAGCGAGATACTTCAGTAGCCAAGCTTAATTCCTTCACTACAATGAGAACAGCTTTGAACTCTCTAGCTGGTCATTACAGCTCTTATCCCAATCGTCCCGTGCCACAAAAGCTGAAGGATCGTCTAGAGCAGGAGTTCAAGCAAGTCGAGACTGCTTTGAATAGAGGGTATTAG
- a CDS encoding family 10 glycosylhydrolase, producing the protein MRLIMPGFGLFVVVAGMSNGSMKRTQYRRSIYRGIVAALVTTGSSLGQCWFSQPATAQTKAYCQFPQDAIAQKDSLRLTALKGNSDAQNNYRAVIKQHSERLRQCRSQTWPRIQAIWLRLHPCDARPGALDEIFDRLVNLGYNQVYLEVFYDGQVLLPASENSTPWPSVLRTPGSEKVDLFAQALQKGRDRGMRVYAWMFAMNFGYSYAQRSDRQSALARDGKGNISLDVVDDGSQVFIDPYNRQAKADYYQMVQALVRRRPDGVLFDYIRYPRQGGADSIANDVKDLWIYGEGAQQALFERAQNSKGLELIRRFVSQGYINTGDIQAVDKLYPQEGSPLWQGRNPPTDEVKISAAKRRPTLQWELWQLTVAHAAQGVVDFLALASTPARQVGIPTGSVFFPEGNQAIGQGYDSRVQPWNRFSSTPEWHPMSYALCGNSSSCIAAQVKRVLTDAQPGTLVIPALAGVWGKSYKERPPLEAQMQAVREIAPQLNGVSHFAYSWQEPEYDRDRKSCSAR; encoded by the coding sequence ATGAGATTGATAATGCCTGGTTTTGGTTTATTTGTGGTGGTTGCAGGAATGTCCAACGGTTCGATGAAAAGGACGCAATACAGGCGTAGTATATATCGCGGCATAGTTGCAGCGCTAGTGACCACTGGTAGTTCGCTTGGTCAGTGCTGGTTTAGCCAACCCGCGACTGCACAGACGAAGGCATATTGCCAGTTTCCACAAGACGCGATCGCTCAAAAAGATAGCCTTCGCCTGACGGCATTGAAAGGAAATTCAGATGCCCAGAATAACTACAGAGCCGTTATAAAACAACACTCAGAACGCTTGCGGCAGTGCCGCAGCCAGACTTGGCCCCGCATTCAGGCAATATGGCTGCGCCTGCACCCCTGCGATGCACGTCCGGGAGCGCTGGATGAAATTTTCGATCGCCTCGTAAACCTGGGTTACAACCAGGTTTACTTGGAAGTCTTTTATGATGGCCAGGTGCTGCTACCTGCTTCTGAGAACTCGACACCTTGGCCGTCAGTGCTGAGGACGCCTGGAAGTGAGAAAGTAGACTTGTTCGCGCAAGCCCTGCAAAAAGGACGCGATCGCGGTATGCGCGTTTATGCTTGGATGTTTGCCATGAATTTTGGCTACTCCTACGCCCAGCGTTCTGACAGACAAAGCGCCCTAGCCCGCGACGGTAAGGGAAATATCAGTTTGGATGTTGTTGATGATGGCTCTCAAGTCTTCATCGATCCCTATAATCGGCAAGCCAAAGCAGATTACTACCAGATGGTTCAGGCGCTCGTTAGACGCCGCCCTGATGGTGTGCTGTTTGACTATATTCGGTATCCGAGGCAGGGGGGAGCAGATTCGATAGCCAACGATGTCAAAGATTTATGGATTTACGGTGAGGGTGCCCAGCAAGCTTTGTTTGAACGCGCCCAGAACAGTAAAGGGCTAGAGCTGATCCGGCGATTCGTGAGTCAGGGATACATTAATACCGGCGATATTCAAGCGGTAGATAAGTTATATCCTCAAGAGGGTTCGCCCCTTTGGCAGGGACGCAATCCCCCTACGGACGAAGTAAAAATAAGCGCTGCAAAGCGTCGCCCAACCTTGCAGTGGGAACTCTGGCAGTTGACTGTTGCTCACGCCGCGCAAGGCGTCGTTGATTTTCTGGCATTAGCCAGCACGCCAGCGCGTCAGGTCGGCATCCCAACCGGGTCAGTATTTTTCCCCGAGGGGAACCAAGCCATCGGTCAAGGATATGATTCGCGAGTGCAACCTTGGAACAGGTTTAGCAGTACCCCTGAGTGGCATCCGATGTCTTATGCTCTTTGTGGAAATTCTAGCAGCTGTATTGCGGCGCAAGTTAAAAGGGTGCTGACTGACGCACAACCTGGAACTCTAGTAATTCCGGCACTTGCGGGGGTTTGGGGCAAGTCCTATAAAGAGCGCCCGCCTCTGGAAGCGCAGATGCAAGCCGTGCGCGAAATAGCACCACAACTCAATGGGGTGAGCCATTTTGCATATTCTTGGCAAGAACCAGAATATGACCGCGATCGCAAGTCTTGTAGTGCGCGATAA
- the leuS gene encoding leucine--tRNA ligase, translating to MESRYNPASIEEKWQKNWAELGLDQTPTDSNKPKFYALSMFPYPSGSLHMGHVRNYTITDVIARLKRMQGYRVLHPMGWDAFGLPAENAAIDRGVPPGKWTEQNIAQMRQQLQQLGLSIDWNREVTTCSPDYYKWTQWIFLQFFKAGLAYQKESAVNWDPIDQTVLANEQVDNEGKSWRSGAKVERKMLRQWFLKITDYAEQLLNDLDKLTGWPERVKLMQANWIGKSVGAYLEFPIVGMDEKIGVYTTRPDTVYGVTYVVLAPEHPLTKRVTTPERQAEVEAFVKEVSSQSELERTAEDKPKRGIPTGGKAVNPFTGEEIPIWIADYVLYEYGTGAVMGVPAHDTRDFQFAKGNQLPIKVVIVPAGDNAGETPVLQAAYTEPGVMINSGSFDGVDSVKGKQAIIEYAEKEGIGKARVQYRLRDWLISRQRYWGAPIPVVHCPSCGMVPVPDDQLPVKLPEDVEFTGRGASPLAQISNWVNVSCPTCGSSAKRETDTMDTFIDSSWYFLRYPDARNEEQVFDPAKTNDWMPVDQYVGGIEHAILHLLYSRFFTKVLRDRSLLNFDEPFQRLLTQGMVQGVTYKNPDTGKYIPAAQVNPEDPKDPETGKPLKVFYEKMSKSKYNGIDPLEVLGKYGADTARMFVLFKAPPEKDLEWDDADVEGQFRFLNRVWRLVADFNTQQLTQGTEKAKTQNPKSKIDKDLRRAIHLAIKSVTEDLEGEYQFNTAVSELMKLSNAIADSTSKNSPVYTEAIETLILLMAPFAPHVADELWYAIGHKESVHTQSWPKADPTALVVDEITLVIQVMGKVRGTIQVPSQADKEALEKYARESEVVQRFIEGKEIKKVIVVPGKLVNFVVG from the coding sequence GTGGAGTCCCGTTACAACCCAGCATCAATCGAGGAAAAGTGGCAAAAAAATTGGGCAGAACTTGGCTTAGACCAGACCCCTACAGATAGTAATAAGCCGAAATTTTACGCCCTGTCCATGTTCCCCTATCCATCGGGTAGTTTGCACATGGGGCACGTCCGCAACTACACCATTACGGATGTAATTGCCCGACTCAAGCGGATGCAAGGGTATCGCGTACTTCACCCCATGGGTTGGGATGCCTTTGGTTTGCCAGCAGAAAACGCCGCCATCGATAGAGGCGTTCCCCCAGGAAAATGGACAGAGCAAAATATTGCCCAAATGCGGCAACAATTGCAGCAACTGGGTCTTTCCATCGATTGGAACCGAGAAGTCACCACCTGTTCGCCAGATTATTACAAGTGGACTCAGTGGATATTCTTGCAGTTCTTTAAAGCAGGACTAGCTTATCAGAAAGAATCTGCCGTAAACTGGGACCCCATCGACCAAACCGTTCTAGCTAACGAACAAGTCGATAACGAGGGTAAATCCTGGCGTTCCGGTGCAAAAGTCGAGCGCAAAATGTTGCGCCAGTGGTTCCTCAAGATTACCGACTACGCCGAGCAATTGCTCAACGACTTAGACAAATTGACGGGATGGCCAGAACGGGTTAAGTTGATGCAGGCCAACTGGATTGGTAAATCTGTTGGCGCTTACTTAGAATTTCCCATCGTCGGGATGGATGAAAAGATTGGTGTTTATACCACTCGTCCCGATACGGTTTATGGCGTCACCTACGTTGTATTAGCGCCAGAACATCCTTTGACCAAGCGCGTTACTACGCCAGAAAGACAAGCTGAGGTAGAAGCATTTGTCAAAGAAGTTTCTAGCCAAAGCGAGTTGGAACGCACCGCTGAAGATAAGCCCAAGCGGGGGATTCCCACTGGCGGGAAGGCAGTTAACCCGTTCACTGGGGAAGAAATTCCTATCTGGATTGCCGATTACGTGCTTTACGAGTATGGCACGGGTGCGGTAATGGGCGTACCTGCTCACGATACGCGGGATTTCCAATTTGCTAAGGGAAATCAACTCCCTATTAAGGTTGTAATTGTCCCCGCAGGAGATAATGCAGGCGAGACACCTGTACTGCAAGCAGCTTATACAGAACCGGGAGTTATGATTAATTCCGGTTCCTTCGATGGGGTGGATTCGGTTAAAGGGAAACAGGCAATTATCGAATATGCCGAGAAAGAAGGTATCGGTAAGGCACGGGTACAATATCGCTTGAGAGATTGGTTAATATCTCGGCAACGCTATTGGGGTGCGCCGATTCCTGTAGTTCACTGTCCTAGTTGTGGGATGGTTCCGGTTCCTGACGACCAGTTGCCCGTTAAGTTGCCAGAAGATGTAGAATTCACTGGTCGCGGTGCTTCTCCCTTAGCTCAGATATCGAATTGGGTGAATGTTTCTTGTCCGACTTGCGGTTCGTCGGCGAAGCGCGAAACTGACACGATGGATACTTTTATTGATTCGTCGTGGTATTTCTTGCGCTATCCAGATGCTAGGAACGAAGAGCAAGTTTTCGACCCCGCGAAAACTAATGACTGGATGCCTGTAGATCAGTATGTGGGTGGAATTGAACACGCGATTTTACACTTATTGTATTCGCGGTTTTTTACTAAAGTTTTGCGCGATCGCTCCCTGTTAAATTTCGACGAACCTTTCCAACGCCTGCTAACTCAAGGTATGGTTCAGGGGGTAACTTACAAAAACCCTGACACGGGAAAATACATCCCAGCAGCACAAGTAAATCCAGAAGATCCAAAAGATCCAGAGACGGGTAAACCGTTGAAAGTCTTTTATGAAAAAATGTCTAAGTCTAAGTACAACGGCATCGATCCGCTGGAAGTTTTAGGTAAGTATGGCGCTGATACGGCGCGGATGTTTGTGCTTTTTAAAGCACCGCCAGAGAAAGATTTGGAATGGGATGATGCGGATGTTGAGGGACAATTCCGCTTTTTAAATCGTGTCTGGCGTTTGGTTGCAGATTTTAACACTCAGCAACTAACACAGGGAACAGAAAAAGCAAAAACTCAAAATCCCAAATCTAAAATTGACAAGGATTTGCGAAGAGCAATTCACTTGGCGATTAAGTCAGTTACTGAGGATTTGGAAGGGGAATATCAATTTAATACGGCTGTGTCGGAGTTGATGAAGTTGAGTAATGCGATCGCTGACTCTACTAGCAAAAACTCCCCAGTTTATACGGAAGCAATTGAAACCCTAATTCTATTGATGGCACCCTTTGCGCCTCACGTCGCGGATGAACTTTGGTACGCTATCGGTCACAAGGAGTCGGTACACACCCAAAGTTGGCCTAAAGCCGATCCAACTGCCCTAGTTGTCGATGAAATTACCTTAGTGATTCAAGTCATGGGCAAAGTAAGGGGGACTATTCAGGTTCCGTCGCAAGCTGACAAGGAAGCGTTGGAAAAATACGCCCGCGAATCAGAAGTTGTGCAGCGGTTTATTGAGGGTAAGGAGATAAAGAAGGTTATTGTCGTGCCTGGGAAGTTGGTGAATTTTGTAGTGGGTTAA
- a CDS encoding gamma-glutamylcyclotransferase produces the protein MNKLKVFVYGTLKPGERNYQKYCAGKVVEAKRAIAFGQLFALPMGYPAMTPGDTPVSGFLLSFANPDILHILDELEDYDPNRAQAQNGYNRVQIDTYKPGGEPLATAWVYLMTPERVSLHRGVLLPLGWWSSSGRSPSA, from the coding sequence TTGAATAAACTAAAAGTTTTTGTCTACGGTACTCTCAAACCAGGAGAGCGCAATTATCAAAAATACTGTGCGGGTAAAGTAGTCGAGGCGAAAAGAGCGATCGCATTCGGTCAACTTTTTGCCTTGCCTATGGGATATCCAGCCATGACCCCCGGCGATACCCCAGTTAGCGGCTTTTTGCTTTCGTTTGCCAATCCAGATATTTTACACATCCTGGATGAACTAGAAGATTATGACCCTAATAGAGCGCAGGCACAAAATGGTTACAACCGCGTGCAAATCGACACTTATAAACCAGGCGGCGAACCTCTAGCAACAGCATGGGTATATTTGATGACGCCGGAGCGGGTTAGCCTTCATAGAGGGGTGCTGCTGCCCTTGGGTTGGTGGAGCAGTAGCGGGCGATCGCCAAGCGCATAA
- a CDS encoding anti-sigma factor: protein MNPEFEERKYSGQRIPAETQTSKKMDILQRDRFELVSAYLDGEVTASERQQVQEWLANDPEVKGMYSRLVMIRGGMQTLTVPQSQRSVQQTTQRVFAEIDRRQNKRRVVWGGAAIAALFVGAISSIAPGSRQPLLVVEAPAPAPAPLMVALNRPVIEIPKAAIAAPPEAVNSTLEKQ, encoded by the coding sequence ATGAACCCTGAATTTGAAGAGCGCAAGTATTCTGGGCAACGGATACCTGCCGAAACCCAAACCTCCAAAAAAATGGATATTTTACAACGCGATCGCTTTGAATTGGTAAGTGCCTATCTCGATGGTGAGGTGACAGCCTCGGAACGCCAGCAAGTGCAGGAATGGCTGGCAAACGATCCAGAGGTGAAAGGTATGTATAGCCGTCTGGTAATGATACGCGGAGGTATGCAGACGCTGACAGTACCTCAATCGCAGCGATCGGTACAACAGACGACACAGAGAGTATTTGCAGAAATCGACCGTCGTCAGAACAAGCGACGTGTTGTGTGGGGAGGAGCAGCGATCGCCGCCCTCTTTGTTGGCGCTATCTCAAGCATTGCCCCTGGAAGTCGCCAGCCACTGCTGGTGGTAGAAGCTCCAGCACCAGCTCCCGCACCTTTAATGGTTGCCTTGAATCGCCCAGTTATCGAGATTCCCAAAGCCGCAATAGCAGCTCCACCAGAAGCTGTCAATAGCACGCTAGAAAAGCAGTAG
- a CDS encoding sigma-70 family RNA polymerase sigma factor: MSQSTVSWSTVDATVPPTPVQQVEKLPNYDLILRCQADARPERSAFAELMRRYQSHVDKILYHLAPDWQDRADLAQEVWIRVYRNIKRLQEPEKFRGWLSRIATNLFYDELRKRKRVSNPLSLDAPRMMDDGEMDWEIASDNPSPDEDMTTREFYEQLREAIADLPEVFRTTIVLREIEGMAYEEIAEITGVSLGTVKSRIARARQRLQSQLQNYLNGG, translated from the coding sequence ATGAGCCAATCGACTGTATCCTGGTCAACGGTTGACGCAACGGTTCCTCCAACGCCGGTGCAACAAGTAGAAAAACTTCCGAACTATGACTTGATTTTACGGTGTCAGGCCGATGCGCGCCCGGAACGTTCCGCCTTTGCGGAACTTATGCGTCGCTATCAGTCTCACGTCGATAAAATTTTGTACCACCTAGCTCCTGACTGGCAGGATCGGGCAGACCTAGCTCAAGAAGTCTGGATTCGGGTTTACCGCAATATCAAACGCCTGCAAGAACCAGAAAAGTTCCGGGGGTGGTTGAGCCGTATTGCCACAAACCTGTTTTACGACGAACTGAGAAAACGCAAGCGGGTATCTAATCCGCTCTCTCTTGATGCTCCCCGCATGATGGACGACGGGGAGATGGATTGGGAAATTGCATCAGATAATCCCAGTCCAGACGAAGATATGACAACGCGGGAGTTCTACGAACAACTGCGCGAAGCGATCGCCGATCTGCCAGAGGTATTTCGTACAACCATTGTCCTTAGAGAAATCGAAGGCATGGCTTATGAGGAAATTGCCGAAATCACAGGCGTATCGCTAGGAACCGTAAAATCTAGAATTGCTAGAGCGCGTCAACGTCTGCAATCTCAACTGCAAAACTATTTGAACGGTGGCTAG